One Chromatiales bacterium DNA window includes the following coding sequences:
- a CDS encoding nitric-oxide reductase large subunit: protein MRSPRLIWKTLAVVFVLSFAVLGWTGREIYLAAPPIPARVVVDDGSIIYTGADIQRGQQVWLAAGGQQLGSVWGHGGYVAPDWSADWLHREALALREELATSVFATPYAQLTFEQRAGIDARVKVQMRRNDYDADSGTLRIPASRAAAISTVSAHYGELFGNGQALDTLREQYAMSADTVPAAADRRALSAFFFWSSWAAATDRPGETGLSYTSNWPHEPLVGNRMTAGSAIWSIVSIILLIAGIAAMLWYHSAQHEPEPPAVPARDPLFGAQATASMLATRKYFFAVVGILLLQVAMGVITAHYAVEGQTFFSLPLGELLPYVVSRTIHTQTGIFWIATAWLATGLYIAPLLSGKEPAGQKLGVDLLFWALVAIVVGSTVTGWLGTLQARGTDYAFWIGNQGLEFTSMGRVWQTLLFVGLMFWLFLLGRALWPALRQPGETRGLIAMVFLSATCIGGFYATSLVWGQETHYSMIEYWRWWLVHLWVEGFFEVFATAVVALIFTRLGLIRTSTANVAIVMETTVFLFGGILGTLHHLYFTGAPTSVIALGAVFSAMEVVPLALVGIEGYRTYLRSKAAPWVASYRWPILFFVAVGFWNTVGAGLLGFSINPPASLYFVQGLNLTAAHGHAALFGVYGMLGIGLMLFCLRGLYAPGRHAEALVGKAFWCLNGGLAMMVFMSLLPAGIYQAAASITQGLWYARSPEIVHSPVMEFLVWMRVPGDIVFALGVLALSAYVLKLLGREPGELRQGELASASKTA, encoded by the coding sequence ATGCGCTCTCCCCGTCTGATCTGGAAAACCCTCGCCGTGGTTTTCGTTCTTTCCTTCGCCGTGCTCGGCTGGACAGGCCGGGAAATCTACCTCGCCGCGCCGCCAATTCCCGCCAGGGTTGTCGTCGACGACGGCAGCATCATCTACACCGGCGCTGATATCCAGCGCGGCCAGCAGGTCTGGCTGGCCGCCGGCGGCCAGCAACTCGGTTCGGTCTGGGGACACGGAGGCTATGTGGCGCCGGACTGGTCGGCCGACTGGTTGCACCGCGAAGCACTGGCATTGCGGGAAGAACTGGCGACAAGCGTCTTTGCAACACCGTACGCGCAACTGACTTTCGAACAACGCGCCGGTATCGACGCGCGGGTGAAAGTCCAGATGCGCCGCAACGACTACGACGCCGACAGCGGGACACTGCGCATCCCCGCATCGCGGGCTGCAGCCATCAGCACCGTCTCGGCACATTATGGTGAATTGTTCGGCAACGGGCAGGCGCTGGATACGCTGCGCGAGCAGTATGCGATGAGCGCCGATACCGTGCCGGCCGCGGCCGATCGCAGGGCGCTCTCGGCTTTCTTCTTCTGGTCGTCATGGGCCGCGGCCACCGACCGGCCGGGAGAAACCGGCCTCTCCTACACCAGCAACTGGCCGCACGAGCCGCTGGTCGGCAACCGCATGACCGCGGGCAGCGCCATCTGGTCGATCGTCAGCATCATTCTGCTCATCGCCGGCATTGCCGCCATGCTCTGGTATCACAGTGCGCAACATGAGCCCGAGCCACCGGCGGTGCCGGCCAGGGATCCGCTGTTTGGTGCGCAGGCGACGGCCTCGATGCTTGCAACCCGCAAGTACTTCTTTGCAGTCGTCGGGATACTGCTTCTGCAGGTCGCGATGGGAGTCATCACCGCGCACTATGCCGTCGAGGGACAAACCTTCTTTTCCCTGCCGCTGGGCGAACTGCTGCCCTATGTGGTGAGTCGCACGATCCACACGCAGACCGGCATCTTCTGGATCGCCACTGCCTGGCTCGCCACCGGGCTCTATATCGCTCCGCTGCTCTCGGGCAAGGAACCTGCCGGCCAGAAGCTCGGCGTCGATCTGCTGTTCTGGGCGCTGGTCGCCATCGTGGTCGGCTCCACCGTTACCGGCTGGCTCGGTACGCTGCAGGCGCGCGGCACGGACTACGCCTTCTGGATCGGCAACCAGGGACTGGAGTTCACCAGCATGGGACGCGTATGGCAGACCCTGCTGTTTGTCGGCCTGATGTTCTGGCTGTTCCTGCTCGGGCGCGCGCTGTGGCCGGCACTGCGCCAGCCAGGCGAAACGCGCGGGCTGATCGCCATGGTCTTTCTGTCCGCGACGTGCATCGGCGGTTTTTATGCCACCTCGCTGGTGTGGGGCCAGGAAACGCACTACTCGATGATCGAATACTGGCGCTGGTGGTTGGTGCACCTGTGGGTGGAGGGCTTCTTCGAAGTATTTGCCACCGCGGTGGTAGCCCTGATCTTCACCCGGCTCGGACTGATCCGGACCAGCACCGCCAACGTCGCCATCGTCATGGAGACCACGGTATTCCTGTTCGGCGGCATCCTCGGCACGCTGCACCATCTGTATTTCACCGGTGCACCGACCTCGGTGATTGCACTCGGCGCGGTGTTCTCGGCCATGGAGGTGGTGCCTCTGGCACTGGTCGGCATCGAAGGCTATCGCACCTACCTGCGCAGCAAGGCGGCGCCGTGGGTCGCGAGCTATCGCTGGCCGATCCTCTTCTTCGTCGCCGTGGGCTTCTGGAACACGGTCGGCGCAGGACTGCTCGGCTTCTCCATCAACCCGCCTGCATCGCTCTATTTCGTGCAGGGGCTCAACCTGACGGCAGCCCACGGGCATGCGGCACTGTTCGGCGTCTACGGCATGCTCGGCATCGGCCTGATGCTCTTCTGCCTGCGCGGCCTTTATGCGCCCGGCCGTCATGCCGAAGCACTGGTAGGCAAGGCCTTCTGGTGTCTCAACGGGGGTCTGGCCATGATGGTGTTCATGTCCCTCCTGCCCGCCGGCATCTATCAGGCAGCGGCAAGTATCACGCAGGGCCTGTGGTATGCGCGCTCGCCGGAAATCGTGCACTCCCCGGTGATGGAGTTCCTGGTCTGGATGCGGGTGCCCGGCGACATCGTCTTTGCACTCGGGGTCCTCGCGCTGTCTGCTTATGTACTGAAACTCCTCGGGCGGGAGCCCGGGGAGCTGAGGCAGGGCGAACTCGCGTCGGCCAGTAAAACCGCCTGA
- a CDS encoding cupin domain-containing protein, which translates to MALHHADSGEIIDIRPLGKQLKDAIATTLVKTAHMQVFRFILQKGAEFAEHKVHGEITVQCLEGVVELGSGAGKQTLRAGELVYLKSDVPHALRGIEDASVLVTIVANHKS; encoded by the coding sequence ATGGCCTTGCATCATGCGGATTCCGGCGAAATCATCGATATCCGGCCACTTGGCAAACAGCTGAAAGACGCCATCGCAACGACTCTGGTGAAAACCGCCCACATGCAGGTTTTTCGCTTCATCCTGCAGAAGGGCGCCGAGTTTGCCGAACACAAGGTGCACGGCGAGATCACGGTGCAGTGCCTGGAGGGCGTCGTTGAACTCGGGTCGGGCGCAGGCAAACAGACCCTGCGCGCCGGCGAGCTTGTCTACCTGAAGAGCGACGTCCCGCATGCGCTCCGGGGCATCGAGGACGCATCGGTACTGGTGACGATTGTGGCAAACCACAAGAGCTGA
- a CDS encoding Rieske 2Fe-2S domain-containing protein: protein MSELIIFGRELEPRPVTSTLPDWQQADPRWISQALRRAMDKPGGGWFVVDDRRKFGAQPRRYRIDDRDFVFWQGKNGLLAASDTCPHLGASLSAGAVRNGCLVCPWHGLELGERPMGNWAPLPVHDDGVLVWIRLDDCGEQPTERPIMAPRPATYLDATVRMEARCRPEDILANRLDPWHGAHFHPHTFGRLRVIERSDEDIIVRVAFLVLGRLGVEVDARFHCPEPRTIVMTIVGGDGVGSVVETHATPIDDTHCAVIESTLATSDRPQMKYVLPLARWIRPLIEKRAARLWVEDVAYAERRCALSVADAQR, encoded by the coding sequence ATGAGTGAGCTGATCATCTTCGGTCGTGAACTCGAGCCGCGTCCGGTCACCTCGACGCTGCCCGACTGGCAGCAGGCGGATCCGCGCTGGATCAGCCAGGCGCTGCGGCGCGCGATGGACAAGCCCGGCGGCGGCTGGTTCGTGGTCGATGATCGCCGGAAGTTCGGTGCGCAGCCGCGCCGCTACCGCATCGATGATCGTGACTTCGTCTTCTGGCAGGGGAAAAACGGCCTGCTGGCCGCCTCCGACACCTGCCCGCATCTGGGCGCATCGCTGAGCGCGGGCGCGGTACGCAACGGCTGTCTGGTTTGCCCCTGGCACGGGCTGGAACTCGGCGAGCGGCCGATGGGGAACTGGGCGCCTTTGCCGGTACATGACGACGGCGTGCTGGTGTGGATACGGCTTGATGATTGCGGTGAGCAGCCCACCGAACGGCCCATCATGGCGCCGCGCCCGGCAACATATCTGGATGCCACGGTGCGCATGGAAGCCCGCTGCCGTCCGGAAGACATCCTCGCCAACCGGCTCGATCCCTGGCACGGCGCGCATTTTCATCCGCACACCTTCGGCCGCCTGCGCGTCATCGAGCGTAGCGACGAGGACATCATCGTGCGCGTGGCTTTCCTCGTGCTCGGCCGGCTGGGTGTCGAGGTGGATGCGCGCTTTCACTGCCCCGAGCCGCGCACGATCGTCATGACCATCGTGGGCGGGGATGGCGTCGGCTCGGTGGTCGAGACACATGCCACGCCGATCGACGATACGCATTGCGCTGTCATCGAGTCCACGCTTGCCACTTCGGACCGCCCGCAAATGAAATACGTACTGCCCCTGGCGCGCTGGATCCGTCCGCTGATCGAGAAGCGGGCCGCGCGCCTGTGGGTCGAGGATGTGGCCTATGCCGAGCGGCGCTGCGCGCTTTCCGTGGCCGATGCGCAGCGCTGA
- a CDS encoding LLM class flavin-dependent oxidoreductase has translation MLGSMRVDVILSPDLSPGEILELGLLAERYGIGAVWTSNYPSSRDPFISLCPLALASSRIRLGPLVITPYELHPLKIAKALGSLNELCHGRANILIGGPTGVNATMGMGLTRMVGRVRECVEILQATSAERVLNYNGRIFQVWGYKPVWATDAPPAIYVGANKPQMLAMAARVADNIMLGDITPHHLGTAVATLDRNFAAAGRRRADVPLSGLVAWHVKADRQTAVAEARQQLALRGMLDSWYLRPFLSEEECQFVEANRGAFFSAYKNNTPEIAGVPDALIDRIIDNLSCTGSADDIDRHIERLRHFRDLGLSQVALKLHNDSAAAIRLIGEQLVPALQ, from the coding sequence ATGCTCGGCAGCATGCGCGTTGACGTGATTTTGTCCCCGGACCTGTCACCCGGCGAGATCCTCGAACTCGGCCTGCTGGCCGAGCGTTACGGCATCGGCGCGGTATGGACCTCGAACTACCCCTCCTCGCGCGACCCTTTCATCAGCCTTTGCCCACTCGCGCTCGCCTCCAGCAGGATCAGGCTGGGCCCGCTGGTGATCACGCCTTACGAACTCCACCCGCTGAAAATCGCCAAGGCGCTGGGCAGCCTGAACGAGCTTTGTCACGGACGCGCCAACATCCTGATCGGCGGACCCACCGGCGTGAACGCCACCATGGGCATGGGTCTCACACGGATGGTCGGCCGGGTGCGCGAATGCGTGGAAATCCTGCAGGCCACCAGTGCGGAGCGGGTACTCAACTACAACGGCAGGATCTTCCAGGTCTGGGGGTACAAACCGGTCTGGGCAACTGATGCGCCGCCGGCCATTTATGTCGGCGCCAACAAGCCGCAGATGCTGGCCATGGCAGCGCGCGTCGCCGACAACATCATGCTGGGTGACATCACGCCACACCACCTCGGCACCGCCGTCGCCACGCTCGACCGGAATTTCGCCGCAGCGGGCAGGCGCCGTGCGGACGTTCCGCTCAGCGGCCTGGTCGCCTGGCATGTGAAGGCCGACCGGCAGACAGCCGTGGCCGAAGCGCGGCAACAGCTCGCCCTGCGCGGCATGCTCGACAGCTGGTATCTGCGGCCGTTTCTGAGCGAAGAAGAATGCCAATTCGTGGAAGCAAACCGCGGGGCGTTCTTCAGTGCCTACAAGAACAACACGCCGGAAATCGCCGGCGTGCCGGACGCCCTGATCGACCGCATCATCGACAATCTCAGTTGCACGGGCAGTGCCGATGACATCGACCGGCATATTGAACGTCTCCGGCACTTCAGGGATCTGGGCCTGAGCCAGGTGGCCCTCAAGCTCCACAACGACAGCGCTGCGGCCATCCGCCTGATCGGCGAGCAGCTTGTCCCGGCCCTGCAGTAG
- a CDS encoding cupin domain-containing protein yields the protein MSSDKKRVAVAAHEVAPRTSPSSYPQPFASRVSGRIKRQLGEVFGLTNFGVNLVRMEPGSVSALRHSHTRQDEFVYVLEGTPTLVTDAGETSLAPGMCAGFRAGEGGGHHLVNRSSAVVVYLEVGDRTPGDGVSYPDDDLEACFADGSWQFRHKSGEPYR from the coding sequence ATGTCGAGTGACAAGAAGCGTGTCGCGGTCGCGGCGCATGAAGTCGCACCGCGAACCAGTCCATCGAGCTATCCGCAACCGTTTGCCTCGCGGGTAAGCGGCCGCATCAAGCGCCAGCTTGGTGAAGTCTTCGGGCTCACCAACTTCGGGGTAAACCTTGTCCGCATGGAGCCGGGTTCTGTATCGGCGCTCCGCCATTCACACACGAGGCAGGACGAGTTTGTCTACGTCCTTGAGGGTACCCCGACGCTGGTAACCGATGCGGGAGAAACGTCGCTGGCCCCTGGCATGTGTGCGGGATTCAGGGCCGGGGAGGGTGGTGGTCACCACCTGGTCAATCGCAGCAGCGCCGTGGTCGTTTACCTTGAAGTCGGCGACCGCACCCCCGGTGATGGTGTCAGTTACCCCGACGATGATCTGGAGGCTTGCTTTGCAGACGGTTCATGGCAGTTCAGGCACAAGAGCGGGGAGCCTTACCGGTGA
- a CDS encoding FAD-dependent oxidoreductase, translating to MQNSPSRHAKPVLLPTLTGRATRLETNRRVVVIGGGLAGIAAATVLAERGAEVTLLERDAHLGGRAGAWPDQLRDGTRFQMERGFHAFFRQYYNLRQLLRRIDPELGFLAATTDYPILTPTGNESFAGLSHAPLRNVATLTWRTETLGLRDLIKVNVPAAMEMLRFERSRTYGQFDGQTAGAYLDSLRFPPLARQRLLHVFAHSCFNPQADMSAAELLQMMHFYFTANHDGLVFDVANRPFSACIFTPLGTLLDRLGVSLRTGVSARSLVRRDDCWVVETDRDSVTADALVLATDVSAVKSIVAASPTLDDASWRASVDTLRVTNAFAVWRLWLDRPVAAGRAQFAGTAGVGPLDNISVFELLEDESREWAARTGGSVVELHAYALAGGTTDTEALKRDLLAGLHTLYPETAGARIVEERFLLRQDCPAFAPGSYAARPETATPWRGLALAGDFVKLPFPTALMERAAAAGFLAASTLLDAWNVGPEPLWSVALRGPAAWKKTA from the coding sequence GTGCAGAACTCACCGTCCCGACACGCAAAGCCGGTCCTGCTGCCGACGCTGACCGGCCGTGCAACACGGCTGGAAACCAATCGGCGTGTGGTCGTCATCGGCGGCGGCCTCGCCGGAATCGCCGCGGCGACAGTGCTCGCCGAGCGTGGCGCCGAAGTCACGCTGCTGGAGCGCGACGCGCATCTCGGCGGCCGCGCCGGCGCCTGGCCTGACCAGCTCCGCGACGGCACGCGTTTCCAGATGGAGCGCGGCTTTCACGCCTTCTTCCGCCAGTACTACAACCTGCGCCAGCTGCTGCGTCGGATCGACCCCGAGCTCGGCTTTCTGGCTGCCACCACCGACTACCCGATCCTCACACCGACCGGTAACGAGTCCTTTGCCGGGCTCAGTCATGCACCGTTGCGCAATGTCGCCACGCTGACCTGGCGAACCGAGACGCTCGGTTTGCGGGACCTGATCAAGGTGAATGTCCCCGCCGCGATGGAGATGCTGCGCTTCGAACGCAGCCGCACCTACGGACAGTTCGACGGGCAGACCGCCGGCGCATATCTGGATTCACTGCGTTTCCCGCCGCTGGCCCGTCAGCGCCTGCTGCATGTGTTCGCGCATTCCTGCTTCAATCCGCAGGCCGACATGTCGGCGGCGGAGCTCTTGCAGATGATGCACTTCTATTTCACCGCCAATCACGATGGCCTGGTCTTCGATGTGGCCAACCGGCCTTTCTCCGCCTGCATATTCACGCCGCTCGGGACCCTGCTCGACCGGCTGGGCGTGTCGCTGCGCACCGGTGTATCGGCGCGTTCACTGGTTCGCCGCGATGACTGCTGGGTCGTTGAAACCGATCGCGATTCCGTGACTGCCGATGCGCTGGTGCTGGCTACCGATGTGTCAGCGGTCAAGTCAATCGTTGCGGCATCACCGACTCTCGATGATGCGAGCTGGCGTGCATCCGTGGACACACTGCGTGTCACCAATGCCTTCGCCGTCTGGCGCCTGTGGCTGGACCGGCCGGTCGCTGCCGGACGTGCGCAATTCGCCGGCACGGCTGGCGTCGGACCGCTCGACAACATCTCCGTCTTCGAATTGCTGGAGGATGAGAGCCGCGAGTGGGCGGCGCGTACCGGCGGTTCGGTGGTCGAACTGCATGCCTATGCATTGGCCGGCGGCACGACGGATACGGAAGCACTCAAGCGCGACCTGCTGGCCGGCCTGCACACGCTCTATCCGGAGACGGCCGGCGCACGGATCGTTGAAGAGCGCTTCCTGCTGCGGCAGGATTGTCCGGCGTTTGCACCGGGCAGCTACGCTGCGCGCCCGGAAACAGCCACACCCTGGCGAGGACTCGCCCTGGCGGGAGACTTTGTGAAACTGCCATTTCCGACCGCGCTCATGGAGCGCGCCGCCGCCGCCGGGTTCCTCGCCGCAAGCACGCTGCTGGATGCCTGGAACGTCGGCCCGGAACCGCTCTGGTCGGTCGCACTGCGTGGCCCGGCTGCCTGGAAGAAAACGGCATGA
- a CDS encoding Rrf2 family transcriptional regulator — MRLTTFTDYNLRVLIYLAIQPDKRATIAEIAAAFGISESHLMKVVHFLGKHGILANVRGKGGGLTLAKPAEEINVGAIVQLTEADALLAECFSDEHNACVITRVCQLRKVLGEAAKAFSDVLNEYTVADLVSERPKLARILSIPIDAVGRR; from the coding sequence ATGCGCCTCACGACATTTACCGATTACAACCTGCGCGTGCTCATCTATCTGGCCATCCAGCCGGACAAGCGGGCCACCATTGCCGAGATCGCCGCTGCCTTCGGGATTTCGGAGAGTCACCTGATGAAGGTCGTGCACTTCCTCGGCAAGCACGGGATTCTTGCCAACGTGCGCGGCAAGGGTGGCGGGCTGACGCTCGCCAAGCCCGCGGAGGAAATAAATGTCGGCGCCATTGTACAGCTGACCGAAGCCGACGCCCTGCTCGCCGAGTGCTTCAGCGACGAGCACAACGCCTGTGTCATCACCCGCGTCTGCCAGCTGCGCAAGGTGCTTGGCGAGGCGGCGAAGGCCTTCAGTGATGTTCTCAACGAGTACACCGTCGCCGACCTGGTCAGCGAGCGCCCCAAGCTGGCCCGCATCCTGTCGATTCCGATCGATGCTGTGGGGCGGAGGTAA
- a CDS encoding inorganic phosphate transporter: MNGFHDAANSIATVVSTGVLKPYQAVVWAAMFNFLAIAIFEMKVAATVGKGIIEPGLVDYHVIFGALIGAIIWNGITWYYGIPSSSSHALIGGMIGAMLAKSGTGALLAPGILKTALFIVASPVIGFLWSAILITTISWICFRIPPNRVDRVFRKLQLVSSAMYSLGHGSNDAQKTMGIIWLLLIASGGATREHLPTWVITSCFVAIACGTLFGGWRIVKTMGQRITKIKPVGGFSAETGGAMAVFFASDLGIPVSTTHTITGSIIGVGSAQRGFSAVRWGVAGNIVVAWIVTIPASGLIAACAWWAGRFLI; this comes from the coding sequence ATGAACGGCTTTCATGACGCCGCGAACTCGATCGCGACGGTCGTTTCCACCGGAGTGCTGAAGCCCTACCAGGCCGTGGTCTGGGCGGCGATGTTCAATTTTCTTGCCATCGCCATTTTCGAGATGAAGGTGGCGGCTACCGTCGGCAAGGGCATCATTGAACCCGGACTCGTTGACTACCATGTGATTTTCGGCGCACTCATCGGCGCGATCATCTGGAACGGCATTACCTGGTACTACGGCATCCCGTCGAGTTCATCGCACGCGCTGATCGGCGGCATGATCGGTGCGATGCTGGCGAAATCCGGTACCGGCGCATTGCTTGCCCCGGGCATTCTCAAGACCGCCCTGTTCATCGTTGCCTCACCCGTAATCGGTTTTCTGTGGAGTGCGATACTGATCACCACGATATCCTGGATATGTTTCAGGATCCCGCCCAACCGGGTCGATCGCGTCTTTCGCAAACTGCAACTCGTTTCATCGGCCATGTACAGCCTTGGCCACGGCAGCAATGATGCGCAGAAGACGATGGGAATCATCTGGCTGCTGCTGATTGCCTCGGGGGGCGCGACCCGCGAGCATCTGCCGACGTGGGTCATCACGAGCTGCTTCGTTGCCATAGCCTGCGGCACCCTGTTTGGCGGCTGGCGTATCGTCAAGACCATGGGTCAGCGCATCACCAAGATCAAGCCGGTCGGTGGTTTCTCGGCAGAAACCGGCGGTGCGATGGCGGTGTTTTTCGCGTCCGACCTCGGTATCCCGGTGTCGACCACGCACACCATCACGGGTTCCATCATCGGCGTCGGCTCGGCGCAGCGCGGCTTCTCGGCCGTGCGCTGGGGTGTCGCCGGCAATATCGTTGTCGCCTGGATCGTGACGATCCCGGCCTCCGGACTGATCGCCGCCTGCGCCTGGTGGGCAGGTCGTTTCCTGATCTGA
- a CDS encoding pyridoxamine 5'-phosphate oxidase family protein: MSTAYRWVEPPWPTTELPREQLEDRIQQLLGSTNMCVMATIGKSGPIASPIEYYADGLDLYILPDPGTPKLRALQRDPRISVAVHGAYHGWHSARGVQLFGRAEIIEPHAPGWERGMQVFRWHEWVSDLAMDTSKPFERQVVKIVPDKILYTETWLWKLGFGAKQKWLRQAR, from the coding sequence ATGAGTACCGCATACCGCTGGGTTGAACCACCCTGGCCCACGACCGAGCTGCCGCGCGAGCAGCTTGAAGACCGGATCCAGCAGCTGCTGGGCTCGACCAACATGTGCGTGATGGCGACGATCGGCAAGAGCGGCCCGATCGCCAGTCCCATCGAGTATTACGCCGATGGTCTCGATCTCTACATCCTGCCGGACCCCGGTACGCCCAAGCTCAGGGCCCTGCAGCGCGATCCGCGCATCTCGGTCGCCGTGCATGGCGCCTACCACGGCTGGCACAGCGCCCGCGGCGTGCAGCTCTTCGGCCGCGCCGAGATCATCGAGCCGCACGCGCCTGGCTGGGAGCGCGGCATGCAGGTTTTCCGCTGGCACGAATGGGTGAGCGACCTGGCCATGGACACCAGCAAACCCTTCGAACGCCAGGTCGTGAAGATCGTCCCCGACAAGATCCTCTACACCGAGACCTGGCTGTGGAAACTGGGCTTCGGTGCAAAGCAGAAGTGGTTGCGCCAGGCGCGATGA
- a CDS encoding LLM class flavin-dependent oxidoreductase, which yields MEIDIILNEFASPQEALELGLMAERYGARGVWSSNYGWSRDPFFTLSLLAHQSSRIRLGPMAVSPAELHPLKMANLLFSLNELSRGRAMIMVGGGGAVLQAIGGKRERMIRRTRECLEILKGASPDKMMNYNGEIYKVWGYQPKWYTDTPPLIYFGSNHPQSRKLSTELADGLITSDFVVPLMKDFIGKAHAELQAAGRSTHDFRISNFWAWHIKKDAAASMREARRELMLRGWLGEQYFRPFLDADEVQLMRAHEQDFLNAFLRGTDVIENVPDELVTKMVRNISFVGGLDQIDAAIETLKAFAAAGLTEIALRVHDDPADAIRLIGERVIPALR from the coding sequence ATGGAAATCGACATCATCCTCAACGAATTCGCCTCGCCACAGGAGGCTCTCGAGCTCGGCCTGATGGCAGAGCGATACGGCGCCCGCGGCGTCTGGTCCAGCAATTACGGCTGGTCGCGCGATCCTTTTTTCACACTGTCGCTGCTCGCGCATCAGTCGTCGCGCATCCGGCTCGGGCCGATGGCCGTCAGTCCGGCCGAACTGCATCCGCTGAAGATGGCCAACCTGCTGTTTTCGCTGAACGAGTTGTCGCGCGGCCGGGCCATGATCATGGTCGGTGGCGGTGGCGCGGTACTGCAGGCCATCGGCGGCAAGCGCGAACGGATGATCCGGCGCACCCGCGAATGCCTCGAGATCCTCAAGGGCGCATCGCCCGACAAGATGATGAATTACAACGGCGAGATCTACAAAGTCTGGGGTTACCAGCCGAAGTGGTACACCGACACGCCGCCGCTGATCTATTTCGGCTCCAACCACCCGCAGAGCCGCAAGCTGTCCACCGAACTCGCCGACGGCCTGATCACCAGCGATTTCGTCGTGCCGCTGATGAAGGACTTCATCGGCAAGGCGCATGCCGAGCTGCAAGCCGCCGGCCGCTCGACGCATGATTTCCGCATCAGCAACTTCTGGGCCTGGCACATCAAGAAGGATGCGGCGGCGTCGATGCGCGAGGCGCGGCGCGAACTGATGCTGCGCGGCTGGCTCGGCGAGCAGTATTTCAGACCATTTCTCGACGCGGACGAAGTCCAGCTGATGCGCGCCCACGAGCAGGATTTCCTGAACGCCTTCCTGCGCGGCACCGATGTGATCGAGAACGTGCCCGATGAGCTGGTGACGAAGATGGTCCGCAACATCTCCTTTGTCGGCGGTCTGGACCAGATCGATGCGGCCATCGAAACGCTCAAGGCCTTTGCTGCGGCCGGCCTGACCGAGATCGCCCTGCGCGTACACGACGACCCCGCGGATGCCATCCGCCTGATCGGCGAGCGCGTGATCCCGGCGCTGCGCTAG
- a CDS encoding DUF47 domain-containing protein — protein MFSRLMPREGRFFDLFNQHAALLVQGGTVLAELLEDYANVPARAARITRIGELERAADRVTHDTVQLLHKTFVTPFDRDDIHRMISRMDDILDLMQDAAESLLLYDIQAVEPEASHLADLVRICCERVQAATVLLSSMKNAPSILMVCQEIDGLESDADRVMRGAISRLFRDETDVRQVIKLQAVYELLETATDKCQDVANVIEGVVLENG, from the coding sequence TTGTTCTCCCGGTTGATGCCCCGAGAGGGGAGGTTTTTTGATTTGTTCAACCAGCATGCCGCTCTGCTGGTGCAGGGTGGTACGGTGCTCGCCGAACTGCTTGAGGATTACGCCAACGTGCCGGCGCGCGCCGCACGAATTACCCGGATCGGTGAGCTCGAGCGGGCGGCCGACCGTGTGACTCACGATACGGTACAGCTGCTGCACAAGACCTTCGTTACCCCGTTCGACCGGGATGATATTCACCGCATGATCTCGCGCATGGACGACATCCTGGACCTGATGCAGGACGCCGCCGAATCGCTGTTGCTCTACGATATCCAGGCCGTCGAACCGGAAGCATCACATCTTGCCGACCTGGTGCGAATCTGTTGCGAAAGGGTGCAGGCCGCAACCGTGTTGCTGTCCTCGATGAAGAACGCGCCATCGATCCTGATGGTTTGCCAGGAGATCGACGGGCTCGAGTCGGATGCGGATCGCGTGATGCGGGGCGCCATCTCCAGACTCTTTCGCGACGAGACTGACGTGCGCCAGGTGATAAAGCTGCAGGCTGTCTACGAACTGCTCGAAACCGCCACCGACAAGTGCCAGGACGTTGCCAACGTGATCGAAGGCGTTGTGCTGGAAAACGGTTGA